GAGAATACAGTATGGGTGACTTTTGCAAAATAATCGGCCATCTCTTCTTCTCGCCCTAGCGAGTCTTTACGACTGCTCGCAACTAGCACGCTGAATGGACTTCCATTCGCCACATGCATCAGTAACCACTTCTGTTCAAATGACACCTTCCATTTGTCCGCCTTTCTCGCCTTTCCCTCAACCTGGTTGGCAAATGCGGCCAGTGATTCCCTTAACGTGAACTCTCCCCACTTAAACTCGTGATGCGGTTGGGGCTTCTGTTTGCATTCGGCTTTCCACGCCTTGAAAGCTTCCCTGCGCCTATAACCTCCCTTACTAAATTGCTTTGGCACCATGTCCGTCAACTCGACTCCGATGATTTTATTCTGATGATGAAACACAAAGTCAGGCGGTTCTGCACCAAACTCCACGTCGTCTAGCTTGACGAACTCTTCTAACCGCAATAAGAAGGGCATGAGGTTGGTTGCTTCCTCATCACGCTTTTGGTTGGCCGACGGGTCGTGGTAAATCGAAAATCGAGAGAGATCTGGCATTGGCTTACAATTCTCTGCAATAGGTTCTGCCCAAGATTGCCCGCAAAAAGGCATCCAACTCGACGACCGGCGCGATCTCCGGTCGCTTCAGCACGTCCGTCAACGGGACGCGATATTGACAGTGGCCGGTCATTCGATATCCCCGTAAGTCTCCTCGTAAATGTCGTTGATGAGTTTGCCATTGTAAGTCCAATGCGACGCCGGTGCGACAGAGTAATCGAGTTGTAATACCTGTCGTGTTGCTGCAGTGAGGGACAGCTCCTCGTCGCCGAGCCGCACTTTCTTCGGAGCGACAACAACAACGGTGGCGTCATTGTGCGTCGAATGTAGCGTTGAACCAATAGGGATGCTCATCTCCACGAAATTCAAATTAGGCCTTCGTTTTTGCAGTTCCTCACCGGCAGCCAACGATTGTTCATCGAGAGTTGTAGGTTGCGCCGATACCTCACCGGTCGCGTCCTCGGTGTGCAGGAGACGCAGAATCGCAATCGCCTGTTCTGGCTCGATCCGAAAGAACTCGCGCTTCGGGTTTACGCGGTGTGGCCCAGAGGCAATATGTAATGCTTGCTCCACTTCGTCAGGATTATCAACCTTACACGCATATTCGAGCTTGAAAGGGACGGGGACTCCGGTGCTGTAAAGTTCCGCGATGCGTATATTCGCATCGCCACGAGAGGTTCGGCCAATCTTTACCAAGTTCGGCATGGCTGGATTAGAAAGAACGTAAACAATGCAAAGAGCGTTTGTGGTGGAGCTCATGGCGTTTGCAATTTAAGCTATTTCAGAGTTCTTCTTCGGAAGCGTGAATTGGACTTCCCCAACGGAGGCGTGCGACTCAAGGTTTTGTGCCACGAGATTTGGTCCGCTAAGGTATCGGCGTCTCGCGGAGCGCGCCGGCTTCTGCGTTAAGGATGGTTTGGTTGGTTC
The Candidatus Angelobacter sp. genome window above contains:
- a CDS encoding GIY-YIG nuclease family protein: MSSTTNALCIVYVLSNPAMPNLVKIGRTSRGDANIRIAELYSTGVPVPFKLEYACKVDNPDEVEQALHIASGPHRVNPKREFFRIEPEQAIAILRLLHTEDATGEVSAQPTTLDEQSLAAGEELQKRRPNLNFVEMSIPIGSTLHSTHNDATVVVVAPKKVRLGDEELSLTAATRQVLQLDYSVAPASHWTYNGKLINDIYEETYGDIE